The following proteins are co-located in the Primulina tabacum isolate GXHZ01 chromosome 11, ASM2559414v2, whole genome shotgun sequence genome:
- the LOC142518549 gene encoding dirigent protein 21-like: protein MANLIVVILMLSSLMISIPNSFARKRGPDDDLEWFRSLIHQKEKVAKLHFFIQDILAGPNQTVYELARSSISSSSPTSFGQVSVVDDLLTVRPERDSEELGRVQGLITTSDLEIRALTMNLNFFFTSGQYNGSTLSISGRNQIMNATRELPVVGGTGVFRMARGFAITSTYSFDPTTLYGVLEYTIYVSYV from the coding sequence atggCCAACCTAATAGTTGTGATCTTGATGCTTTCCTCATTGATGATATCAATACCGAATTCGTTCGCCAGAAAACGAGGGCCGGATGACGATTTAGAATGGTTTCGAAGCCTAATCCATCAAAAGGAAAAGGTAGCCAAGCTCCATTTCTTCATTCAAGACATTTTAGCTGGTCCAAATCAAACTGTATACGAGTTAGCAAGATCTTCCATCTCTTCCAGTTCGCCCACATCGTTCGGCCAAGTTAGCGTAGTGGATGATCTGCTGACAGTCCGGCCTGAAAGAGATTCGGAGGAACTGGGCAGGGTTCAAGGGCTGATCACTACCTCGGACTTGGAGATACGGGCATTAACCATGAACCTTAACTTTTTTTTTACGTCCGGTCAGTATAATGGAAGTACACTGTCTATTTCAGGAAGAAATCAGATAATGAATGCCACACGTGAGCTGCCGGTGGTTGGCGGCACCGGAGTATTCCGCATGGCACGTGGATTCGCGATCACCAGCACTTACTCTTTCGACCCTACTACACTCTACGGTGTTTTAGAATATACTATTTATGTTTCTTACGTCTGA